One window from the genome of Oryza glaberrima chromosome 3, OglaRS2, whole genome shotgun sequence encodes:
- the LOC127766526 gene encoding uncharacterized protein LOC127766526: MGSLHKFSVILLMLCFATLGSAQYVKYKDPKQPVSVRVKDLLGRMTLAEKIGQMTQIERENATAEQIAKYFIGSVLSGGGSVPAPQASAQAWASMVNEMQKGALSTRLGIPMIYGIDAVHGHNNVYKATIFPHNVGLGATRDPDLVKRIGEATALEVRATGIPYVFAPCVAVCRDPRWGRCYESYSEDPKVVQSLTTLISGLQGDVPSNDVGRPYVGGSKKVAACAKHYVGDGGTVKGINENNTIIDTHGLLTIHMPPYYNSIIRGVSTVMVSYSSWNGVKMHANHHLITDFLKNKLRFRGFVISDWQGIDRITSPPHKNYSYSIEAGIGAGIDMIMVPYTYTEFIDDLTEQVNNKIIPMSRIDDAVYRILRVKFTMGLFESPFADSSLADELGKQEHRELAREAVRKSLVLLKNGKSSYSPVLPLPKKAGKILVAGSHADDLGRQCGGWTITWQGQPGNNITAGTTILSAIKATVDPSTTVVYSENPDSSVVTGDKYDYAIVVVGEPPYAEGFGDNLNLTIPEPGPTVIQTVCKSIKCVVVLISGRPLVVEPYIGGIDAFVAAWLPGTEGQGVADVLFGDYGFTGKLSRTWFKSVDQLPMNVGDAHYDPLFPFGYGLTTQAHSS; this comes from the exons ATGGGGAGTTTGCACAAGTTCAGTGTTATTCTCCTCATGTTATGTTTTGCTACGTTGGGGAGCGCTCAGTATGTCAAGTATAAGGATCCGAAGCAGCCTGTCTCTGTTCGTGTCAAGGATCTGCTCGGCCGGATGACTCTCGCTGAGAAGATTGGCCAGATGACCCAAATCGAGAGGGAGAATGCCACGGCGGAGCAGATTGCCAAGTACTTCATAG GTAGTGTACTGAGTGGTGGAGGCAGTGTGCCTGCTCCTCAGGCATCAGCTCAGGCTTGGGCTTCAATGGTGAATGAAATGCAAAAGGGTGCCCTTTCGACCCGACTAGGTATTCCGATGATCTACGGTATTGATGCCGTGCATGGGCACAATAACGTCTACAAGGCTACAATCTTCCCCCATAATGTCGGGCTCGGTGCTACCAG GGACCCCGACCTAGTAAAGAGGATAGGAGAAGCAACTGCTCTTGAAGTTAGAGCTACTGGAATTCCCTACGTCTTTGCTCCTTGCGTTGCG GTTTGCAGAGACCCAAGATGGGGACGCTGCTACGAAAGCTATAGCGAAGACCCAAAGGTTGTCCAGTCATTGACCACACTCATCTCTGGCTTGCAAGGCGATGTTCCATCAAATGATGTAGGAAGACCATATGTTGGTGGAAG TAAGAAAGTTGCTGCATGCGCAAAGCACTATGTTGGTGATGGTGGAACGGTCAAGGGAATCAACGAGAACAATACAATCATCGATACTCACGGGCTGTTGACCATTCACATGCCTCCTTATTATAATTCTATCATTAGAGGAGTCTCCACTGTCATGGTTTCATACTCTAGCTGGAATGGAGTAAAAATGCACGCGAACCATCACCTAATCACTGATTTTCTCAAGAACAAGCTCCGCTTCAGG GGTTTTGTGATTTCTGACTGGCAAGGCATTGACCGGATCACTTCTCCTCCGCATAAGAACTATTCTTACTCAATCGAGGCTGGAATTGGTGCCGGCATTGACATG ATCATGGTTCCTTATACCTACACAGAATTCATTGATGACCTGACAGAGCAAGTTAACAACAAAATTATCCCCATGAGCAGAATTGACGATGCTGTCTACAGGATTCTCCGAGTCAAGTTCACCATGGGTCTATTTGAGAGCCCTTTTGCTGACTCTAGCCTCGCCGATGAACTTGGAAAGCAA GAGCACCGTGAGCTCGCGCGCGAAGCGGTCAGGAAGTCCTTGGTGCTGCTGAAGAACGGAAAATCCTCCTACTCTCCGGTGCTTCCCCTCCCGAAGAAAGCCGGTAAAATACTCGTCGCGGGAAGCCATGCTGATGATTTGGGCAGACAGTGTGGAGGATGGACCATCACCTGGCAAGGACAGCCCGGCAACAACATCACTGCTG GCACGACGATCCTGTCGGCGATCAAGGCCACCGTTGATCCCAGCACGACGGTGGTGTACTCGGAGAACCCGGACAGCAGCGTGGTCACCGGCGACAAGTACGACTACGCGATCGTGGTGGTCGGCGAGCCGCCGTACGCGGAGGGGTTCGGCGACAACCTGAACCTGACGATCCCGGAGCCCGGGCCGACGGTGATCCAGACGGTGTGCAAGAGCATCAAGTGCGTCGTGGTGCTCATCTCCGGGCGGCCGCTGGTGGTGGAGCCGTACATCGGCGGCATCGACGCGTTCGTGGCGGCGTGGCTGCCGGGGACGGAGGGGCAgggcgtggccgacgtgctGTTCGGCGACTACGGGTTCACCGGGAAGCTGTCGCGGACGTGGTTCAAGTCCGTGGACCAGCTGCCGATGAACGTCGGCGACGCGCACTACGACCCGCTCTTCCCCTTCGGCTACGGCCTCACCACGCAGGCGCACAGCAGCTGa